The Acidobacteriota bacterium genome includes a window with the following:
- a CDS encoding sigma-70 family RNA polymerase sigma factor, producing the protein MSDLRSPTLLLKEAQAGNKAALDALLPLVYDELRRLAAYHLQRERSDHTLQPTALVHEAYLRLVDQHAVDWQNRAHFFGLAAEMMRRILVNHALARQAAKRGGHETRVSLDEVLDWAEQRAVDFVALDVALAKLAVLDPQQARIVELKFFGGLSVEEIATVLEISTATVKREWRMAKAWLFQQLA; encoded by the coding sequence ATGTCTGACTTACGTTCACCAACACTGTTGCTGAAAGAGGCGCAGGCCGGCAATAAAGCCGCGCTCGACGCATTGCTGCCGCTCGTCTATGACGAATTGCGGCGGCTGGCCGCGTACCATCTGCAACGCGAACGCAGCGACCACACCTTGCAACCGACCGCGCTGGTACACGAGGCCTATTTACGTTTGGTAGATCAACACGCGGTGGACTGGCAAAACCGCGCGCACTTTTTCGGACTGGCGGCAGAGATGATGCGGCGCATCCTGGTCAATCACGCGCTGGCCCGGCAGGCGGCCAAACGCGGCGGCCACGAGACGCGCGTTTCGCTGGATGAGGTGTTGGATTGGGCCGAGCAGCGCGCAGTGGATTTTGTCGCGCTGGATGTCGCGCTCGCCAAACTGGCGGTGCTTGACCCGCAGCAGGCGCGCATCGTCGAACTGAAATTTTTCGGTGGTCTTTCGGTCGAAGAGATTGCCACTGTGCTGGAGATTTCCACGGCCACGGTGAAACGCGAATGGCGGATGGCGAAGGCTTGGCTTTTTCAGCAGCTTGCCTAG
- a CDS encoding DUF2088 domain-containing protein: protein MLIGYGHTDQFLTEEQIRELVMKTLLQHTLAGQRVIIIIPDSTRTAPIPLMFRLFHEALANQVAKLDFLIALGTHMPMSEDAINRHLGVTVEERAGRYADVSVFNHDWAAPDVLTTLGEISGDEIAQISGGILNEAVPVRVNRLVLDYDQIIICGPVFPHEVAGFSGGNKYFFPGISGAEVINFSHWLGAVVTNFDTIGIKETAVRRVIDRAASFINKPKLCFSMVVKGDGLAGLYTGTPEEAWEAAADLSAQLHIILAKRPYKRVLSVMPKLYDDLWTAGKGMYKLEPVVADGGEVVIYAPHIDEVSYTHGQVLDEIGYHVRDYFVRQWERFKHYPLGVVAHSTHVRGLGSYDAATGVESPRIKVTLATGISEERCRRIKLGYLDPASIKLDEWQGREDEGVLFVPKAGEMLYRLKPRGMHV, encoded by the coding sequence ATGCTTATCGGCTACGGCCACACCGATCAATTTTTGACTGAAGAGCAAATCCGCGAACTGGTGATGAAGACGCTACTGCAGCACACGCTCGCGGGCCAGCGCGTCATCATCATCATCCCTGACAGTACGCGCACCGCGCCGATTCCGCTGATGTTCCGGCTCTTTCACGAAGCGCTCGCCAACCAAGTCGCCAAGCTGGATTTCCTAATTGCGCTCGGCACGCACATGCCGATGAGCGAAGACGCAATCAATCGTCATTTGGGCGTGACGGTTGAAGAACGCGCGGGCCGTTACGCGGACGTCAGCGTCTTCAATCACGATTGGGCCGCGCCCGATGTGTTGACGACGCTGGGCGAAATCTCTGGTGACGAGATCGCCCAAATCTCCGGCGGCATTTTGAATGAGGCTGTGCCGGTGCGCGTGAATCGGCTGGTGCTTGATTACGATCAGATCATCATTTGCGGCCCCGTCTTTCCGCACGAAGTCGCGGGCTTTTCCGGCGGCAATAAGTACTTCTTCCCCGGAATCAGCGGCGCCGAAGTCATCAACTTTTCGCATTGGCTGGGCGCGGTCGTGACTAACTTCGACACCATCGGCATTAAAGAAACCGCCGTGCGCCGCGTGATTGATCGCGCCGCCTCGTTCATCAACAAACCCAAACTCTGTTTCAGCATGGTGGTCAAGGGCGACGGCTTGGCGGGCCTTTACACCGGCACGCCGGAAGAGGCGTGGGAAGCTGCGGCCGACTTATCCGCGCAACTGCACATCATTCTGGCCAAACGTCCTTACAAACGCGTGCTCTCGGTGATGCCGAAGCTTTATGACGATTTGTGGACGGCTGGGAAGGGGATGTACAAACTCGAACCCGTCGTGGCGGATGGCGGCGAAGTCGTAATCTATGCGCCCCACATTGACGAAGTCAGTTACACCCACGGCCAGGTGCTGGACGAAATCGGCTATCACGTGCGTGATTATTTTGTGCGGCAGTGGGAACGGTTCAAACATTATCCGCTCGGCGTCGTGGCGCACAGCACGCACGTGCGCGGCCTGGGCAGTTACGACGCGGCGACCGGCGTTGAATCTCCGCGCATCAAAGTCACCCTGGCCACCGGCATCAGTGAAGAGCGTTGCCGCCGCATCAAGCTGGGCTATCTCGACCCGGCTTCGATCAAGCTGGACGAATGGCAGGGCCGCGAGGATGAAGGTGTTTTGTTTGTGCCGAAAGCGGGCGAGATGCTGTATCGCCTGAAGCCGCGCGGCATGCACGTTTAA
- a CDS encoding SDR family oxidoreductase, with amino-acid sequence MTLSELTKLYDFTGRTFIITGGTGVLCGAMGQALVGCGANVAVLARDKAKGEAAIAQMAGPGQTAVISGDVLHTDTLEAATRVVLDKFGRIDGLINGAGGNSPEATTRPDLTFFNLPEEALRYVFDLNMLGTILPCQVFGRQMAEQGEGVILNLSSMSSMRPMTRVIGYSAAKAGINNFTQWLAVHLAQQYSPKLRVNAVAPGFFLGEQNRAMLINQATGELTPRGQSIISHTPMGRFGNPEDLLGAVLWLLSPASAFVTGIVVPVDGGFSAYSGV; translated from the coding sequence ATGACCTTAAGTGAACTAACCAAACTCTATGATTTCACAGGCCGCACTTTCATCATCACCGGCGGCACAGGTGTGCTGTGCGGCGCGATGGGACAGGCCTTAGTCGGTTGTGGCGCGAATGTCGCCGTGCTGGCCCGCGACAAAGCCAAAGGCGAGGCTGCCATCGCCCAAATGGCAGGGCCGGGACAGACCGCTGTGATCAGCGGCGATGTCTTGCACACTGACACGCTCGAAGCCGCGACGCGCGTAGTGCTCGATAAATTCGGGCGCATTGATGGCCTGATCAACGGCGCGGGCGGCAACTCGCCTGAAGCCACCACGCGGCCCGATCTGACCTTTTTCAATTTGCCCGAAGAGGCACTGCGGTATGTGTTCGACCTGAACATGCTCGGCACGATTCTGCCCTGCCAGGTTTTCGGACGGCAGATGGCAGAGCAGGGCGAAGGCGTAATTTTGAATCTCTCTTCGATGAGTTCGATGCGCCCGATGACGCGCGTGATCGGCTATTCGGCGGCCAAGGCTGGCATCAACAACTTCACGCAATGGCTGGCCGTGCATCTGGCCCAGCAATACTCGCCTAAGCTGCGCGTCAATGCCGTCGCGCCGGGCTTCTTTCTGGGCGAACAGAACCGCGCCATGCTCATCAATCAAGCGACAGGCGAATTGACGCCGCGCGGGCAGAGCATCATTTCGCACACGCCGATGGGCCGTTTTGGCAATCCCGAAGATTTGCTGGGCGCAGTGTTGTGGTTGCTGTCGCCCGCGTCCGCCTTTGTCACGGGCATCGTTGTGCCCGTGGATGGCGGTTTCTCGGCATACAGCGGTGTATAG
- a CDS encoding transposase, which yields MTGVKTHIVTSAEITGKDASDSPMLPGLVSKTAENFTLSKVSADKGYSSLDNHDAIAKVGATPYIAFKANATGGVGGLFEKMFHFYSFNRDEFLAHYHKRSNGETVFHMIKAKFSTRLRSKGDTAQINEALCKILCHNICVLIQSMFEFGVVPTFCGEIEIA from the coding sequence ATGACCGGCGTAAAAACTCACATCGTTACGTCTGCCGAAATCACAGGCAAAGACGCCAGCGATTCGCCGATGCTGCCGGGGCTTGTGAGCAAGACGGCTGAAAACTTCACCCTGAGTAAAGTGAGCGCGGACAAGGGCTATTCAAGCCTTGATAATCACGATGCGATTGCGAAGGTTGGGGCAACGCCTTACATCGCGTTCAAGGCCAACGCGACGGGCGGAGTTGGCGGGTTGTTTGAAAAGATGTTTCACTTCTACAGCTTCAATCGTGATGAGTTCTTGGCGCACTATCACAAACGGTCAAACGGTGAAACGGTCTTTCACATGATAAAGGCAAAGTTCTCAACGCGATTGCGCAGCAAAGGCGATACGGCGCAGATCAATGAGGCGTTATGCAAAATTCTCTGCCACAATATCTGCGTGCTGATTCAGTCTATGTTTGAGTTTGGGGTTGTCCCGACGTTCTGCGGCGAGATTGAAATCGCGTAA
- the tnpA gene encoding IS200/IS605 family transposase encodes MGNTQSLSHSRWDCKYHVVFVPKRRRKELFGHLRQKLGPLFRDRARQKEGEISEGHTSAEHVHRCLAIPPKHAVASVRGCIKRKRALRLARLRGKERNCAGESFWARGYDASTVGLNEEQLKRYIREQEGSDESGRF; translated from the coding sequence ATAGGGAACACGCAGAGCCTGTCCCACTCGAGGTGGGATTGCAAATACCATGTGGTTTTCGTGCCCAAACGACGACGCAAGGAGTTGTTTGGGCACCTACGCCAGAAACTCGGACCGCTCTTCCGCGATCGCGCGCGGCAGAAGGAAGGCGAGATCAGCGAGGGTCATACGTCAGCCGAGCATGTGCATAGGTGCCTTGCGATTCCACCGAAACATGCGGTGGCGTCGGTGCGCGGCTGTATCAAACGCAAGCGCGCGCTTCGCCTTGCGCGCTTGCGTGGCAAAGAACGCAACTGCGCGGGCGAGAGCTTTTGGGCGCGTGGTTACGATGCGTCCACTGTCGGACTCAACGAAGAGCAGCTCAAACGCTACATCCGGGAACAAGAGGGCTCGGATGAAAGCGGGCGTTTCTAG
- a CDS encoding c-type cytochrome — protein sequence MTTRLRCLIAMAFLPVACCLLPVAFSQAQSDVTAQQVEAGRQLYAGSCGNSYCHGSEGKGGGAPILRDRVFRAGYLRAVITDGSDGTPMPGFKSRMTAQEINQLVAYLLSLSPGKGDKPEQAFATKAAPPAGNTANAATNEHFNQTPGKPQTEPANQPPKVSLSVSGNGAAIRGEAQAGHSLFFDQSSANNCSACHSVNGVGGKVASDLSRLRDQTPRQLALRILAPQNSEPASDLERYGLLQITTRGGEKVVGIKRDEDAESLRLYDTATRPPISRSFLKADIASIEKLLTAPCPGAGGSYAEKFAVKQLLDLIAFLKSADLKNPASISLNDLF from the coding sequence ATGACAACTCGTCTCCGCTGTTTGATCGCAATGGCATTTTTGCCTGTTGCCTGTTGCCTGTTGCCTGTTGCCTTTTCACAGGCCCAGAGTGACGTCACTGCGCAACAAGTCGAAGCCGGCCGCCAGCTTTACGCCGGTTCCTGCGGCAACAGCTATTGCCACGGCAGCGAAGGCAAGGGTGGCGGCGCGCCCATCCTGCGTGACCGCGTCTTTCGCGCCGGCTATCTGCGCGCGGTGATTACTGACGGCAGCGACGGCACGCCCATGCCTGGTTTCAAAAGCCGGATGACGGCACAGGAAATCAATCAACTTGTGGCGTATTTGCTCTCGCTCTCGCCCGGCAAAGGCGACAAGCCGGAGCAGGCCTTTGCCACGAAGGCCGCGCCACCAGCGGGCAATACAGCCAACGCGGCAACGAATGAGCATTTCAACCAAACGCCGGGCAAGCCCCAGACGGAACCCGCGAACCAGCCGCCCAAGGTCAGCCTGAGCGTCAGCGGCAACGGCGCGGCGATTCGCGGTGAAGCGCAGGCGGGCCACTCCTTGTTCTTCGATCAGAGCAGCGCGAACAATTGCAGCGCCTGTCACAGCGTCAACGGCGTGGGCGGCAAGGTGGCGTCGGACTTGAGCCGTTTGCGCGACCAAACACCGCGCCAGCTTGCGTTGCGCATTCTGGCGCCGCAAAACAGTGAGCCGGCCAGCGATTTGGAAAGATATGGCCTGCTGCAAATCACCACGCGCGGCGGCGAAAAAGTCGTGGGCATCAAACGCGATGAAGATGCCGAGAGCTTGCGGCTGTACGACACCGCGACGCGCCCGCCCATTTCGCGCAGCTTCCTGAAAGCGGACATTGCCAGTATCGAAAAACTGCTCACCGCGCCCTGTCCTGGTGCCGGTGGAAGCTACGCTGAGAAATTCGCCGTTAAACAATTGCTCGATCTGATCGCTTTTTTGAAATCGGCGGATTTGAAAAACCCGGCGAGCATTTCATTGAACGACCTTTTCTAA